TGATATGAATAGTATAGCCTATTCGTACAGAATGGTAAAGGGGGCTCCTCTAATAGAAATGAATAGAAATAGGACTTGGAAGGGATCTTTTTATCCCTACCAACTTGATCTTGTTGCCCCCGGCAACAAACATGCATGAACCATTTCGCGGAGTACGTGTCCGGATAGCCCAAAGTCTCGATAGTTAGCTCTGGGTCTTCCGGTCAAAAAACAGCGTCGATGAAGACGTATAGGTGCACTATTACGTGGTGGGGATTGCAATTTTACATGAATTTCCCATTTCTCGTCCAACGATGAAACTttgcttatttcttttttgaggatcGACGAATCAAATGATATTTCTCTTCTAATTtctgcctcttcttctccctctgaATCAAACTTTTCCTTGCCATAATGGTGTAGTTCCTATTATTACCAATGATACACAATACAGATCGGATCCTAGATGTATAAATATAAGAAGGCGCGCCCCCTCTCCAtcgaaataaaaaatgagattttttttgatATCGCGCcttccttttgaaaataaataatcaacttaACCAAATTTGCCTGATGTAGAAGCAATCAAGAAAGCTGCGTAGGTAAATATATAACCTACAGAAAAGTGAGCTAAGCCAACCAGTCTTGCTTGTACAATGGAAAGAGCCACCGGTTTATCCCTCCAGCGAATCAAATTAGCCAAAGGTGTGCGTTCATGAGCCCATGCTAAAGTTTCAATCAATTCCTGCCAATATCCACGCCAGGAAATTAAGAACATGAATCCAGTAGCCCAAACAAGATGCCCAAATAAGAACATCCACGCCCAGACGGATAAACTATTCATACCAAAAGGATTATATCCGTTGATAAGTTGTGAAGAGTTTAACCATAGATAATCTCTTAACCATCCCATCAAATAAGTGGAAGATTCATTAAATTGCGAAACATTACCCTGCCATAATGTGATATGCTTCCAATGCCAATAGAAGGTAACCCATCCAATGGTATTTAACATCCAGAAAACTGCCAAATAAAATGCATCCCAAGCCGAAATATCACAAGTACCACCTCGTCCTGGACCATCGCAGGGGAAACTATACCCGAAATCCTTTTTATCTGGCATTAACTTGGAACCACGTGCATCTAAAGCACCTTTTACTAAGATCAATGTAGTTGTATGCAAACCTAGAGCAATAGCATGATGTACCAAGAAGTCCCCCGGCCCTATTGTTAAGAATAGTGAATTACGATTTTCATTAATAGCATTCAACCATCCAGGTAACCATAAGCTTTGACCTGCATTAAATGCTGGGCCATTCGTTGAAGATAAGAGTACATCAAACCCATATGAAGTCTTACCATGAGCGGACTGTATCCATTGGGCAAATATGGGTTCGATCAAGATTTGTTTTTCTGGAGTACCAAAAGCAAGCATGACGTCATTATGAACATAGAGTCCCAAGGTATGGAACCCCAGGAACAAGCTAGCCCAACTTAAATGAGATATGATAGCTTCTTTATGGTCTAACATTCTTGCCAATACATTATCCTCATTCTGCTGCGGGTTGTAATCCCTAATGAAGAATATAGCTCCATGAGCAAAGGCTCCTGTCATGATGAACCCTGCGATGTATTGGTGATGAGTATATAACGCAGCTTGAGTAGTAAAGTCTTGTGCTATAAATGCATAAGCAGGTAAAGAGTACATGTGTTGAGCTACCAAGGAAGTAATAACCCCCAAAGAGGCTAGAGCAAGACCTAATTGAAAATGAATCGAATTATTGATTGTGTCATAAAGGCCTTTATGCCCGCGCCCCAATCGACCCCCCGGAGGAATATGCGCCTCTAGAAGATCTTTTATACTGTGCCCAATCCCGAAGTTAGTTCTATACATATGACCAGCAACGAGAAAAATGAATGCAATAGCTAAATGATGATGGGCAATATCGGTCAGCCATAAACTTTGAGTTTGCGGATGGAATCCCCCGAGAAGGGTTAGAATGGCAGTTCCCGCTCCTTGGGAGGTACCGAATAAATGACTACTGGAATCGGGGTTTTGGGCATAAAGATTCCACTGACCTGTAAAAAGTGGCCCCAATCCTTGGGGATATGGTAATACATCTAAGAAATTATTCCATCTGACATATTCACCCCTTGACCCGGGAATAGCAACATGAACTAAATGTCCTGCCCAAGCCAAGGAGCTTACTCCGAAGAGCcctgacaaatgatgattgaGACGAGATTCGGCATTTTTGAACCACGAAACGCTTGGCTTCCATTTGGGTTGTAGATGTAACCAACCCGCTACTAAAGATATGGCAGaaataaataatagaaaaagagcTCCAGTATAAAGATCTTCGTTGGTGCGCAAGCCGATTGTATACCACCATTGATAAACACCGGAATAAGCAATATTCACTGGGCCAAGAGCACCCCCTCGAGTAAAAGCTTCTACAGCCGGTTGACCAAAATGAGGATCCCAAATAGTATGAGCAATGGGTCTTACATGTAAGGGGTCCTGTACCCATGACTCAAAATTTCCTTGCCAAGCCACATGAAACAGATTGCCGGAAGTCCACAGAAAGATTATTGCTAACTGCCCGAAGTGAGAAGCAAAAATATTCTGATAAAGACGTTCCTCGGTGATATCATCATGACTCTCGAAGTCATGTGCGGTAGCAATACCAAACCAAATACGACGAGTAGTGGGGTCCTGAGCTAAGCCTTGGCTAAACCTTGGAAATCTTAATGCCATAATGCCTTTCAAATCCTCCTAGCCATTATCCTACTGAAATAATTCTTGCTAAGAAGAATGCCCATGTTGTGGCAATTCCACCCAGAAGGTAATGGGTTACTCCTACAGCGCGTCCTTGTATAATGCTCAAGGCTCTAGGCTGAGTAGCAGGAGCAACTTTTAATTTGTTATGAGCCCAGACGATGGATTCAATGAGTTCTTGCCAATAACCACGACCGCTAAATAGAAACATTAAACTGAAGGCCCAGACAAAATGAGCACCTAAGAAGAAAAGACCATAGGCGGATAATGAAGAGCCATAAGACTGGATTACTTGGGAGGACTGTGCCCATAAAAAATCTCTTAGCCACCCATTAATTGTAATGGAACTCTGTGCAAAGTTTCCCCCCGTGATATGAGTTACCACCCCTTGATCACTTATACTACCCCAAACATCTGACTGCATCTTCCAGCTGAAATGGAAAATTACTACCGAAATCGCATTGTACATCCAGAATAGACCTAGGAAGACATGATCCCAGGCGGAGACTTGGCATGTTCCCCCTCTTCCGGGTCCGTCACAAGGGAAACGAAAACCAAGATTTGCTTTATCAGGTATCAAACGAGAACTGCGGGCAAATAGAACACCTTTCAGTAGTATCAATACAGTTACATGGATCGTAAATGCATGAATGTGATGTACCAAAAAATCTGCGGTTCCCAGTGGAATAGGTAACAAAGCTACTTTGCCGCCTACTGCTACTAAATCACCACCCCCCAAGTCAAGCTGGTGCCCGCTGTTGCACCAGGAGCTGTTGCGCTAGGTGCTAAAGCATGAGTGTTTTGTATCCATTGAGCAAAGATAGGTTGTAATTGTATAGCGGTATCTGAAAACATATCTTGGGGACGCCCCAAAGCGCTCATAGTATCATTATGAATATACAAGCCAAAACTGTGAAAGCCTAGAAATATACACACCCAGTTAAGATGTGATATGATTGCATCTCGGTGCCTAAGGACACGATCTAATAGATCGTTGTATCGAGTAGTTGGATCATAGTCTCTTACCATAAAAATTGCTGCATGTGCAGCAGCACCAACTATGAGAAATCCACCGATCCACATGTGATGCGTGAACAACGAAAGTTGTGTACCATAATCAGTAGCTAGGTATGGATAAGGGGGCATAGAGTACATATGGTGGGCTACTACAATGGTTAAAGAACCTAACATAGCTAAATTCAGAGCTAATTGAGCATGCCATGACGTTGTTAGGATCTCATAGAGGCCCTTATGACCCTCACCTGTAAACGGACCCTTATGAGCCTCTAAAATATCTTTCAGGTCATGACCAATGCCCCAGTTGGTCTTATACATGTGACCAGCTATCAGGAAAAGAATTGCAATAGCCAAATGATGGTGTGCAATATCGGTTAGCCATAGACCTCCTGTTACTGGATCTAACCCTCCACGAAAAGTAAGAAATTCCGCGTATTTTGACCAATTCAGGGTGAAAAACGGGGTTGCTCCCTCTGCAAAACTGGGATAAAGTTGAGCCAAAAGATCCCGATTCAAGATAAATTCATGAGGAAGTGGTATTTCCTTAGGATCCACCCCAGCGTTCAGAAATTGGTTAATAGGTAAAGATACATGTACTTGATGCCCTGCCCAAGAAAGAGACCCAAGTCCTAGTAACCCTGCTAAGTGGTGGTTCAACATGGATTCTACATCTTGGAACCAAGCCAATTTTGGAGCAGCTTTGTGATAATGGAACCAACCGGCAAAAAGCATTAACGCTGCAAAGATCAATGCTCCAATTGCAGTACAATAAAGTTGTAATTCACTAGTTATTCCCGACGCTCGCCAAATCTGAAAAAATCCAGAGGTTATTTGTATTCCTCGGAAACCTCCGCCTACATCGCCATTCAATATTTCTTGACCCACTATCGGCCAAACCACCTGGGCACTGGGTCCGATGTGAGTAGGGTCGCTCAGCCACGCTTCATAATTGGAAAAACGGGCTCCATGGAAATACATGCCACTCAACCAAAGAAAGATGATGGATAGTTGACCGAAATGAGCACTAAATACTTTTCGGGAGATCTCCTCCAAATCATTGGTATGGCTATCGAAATCGTGAGCATCAGCATGTAGGTTCCAGATCCAAGTGGTAGTATCAGGGCCCTTAGCTATTGTCCTTGAGAAATGGCCGGGTCTGGCCCATTCCTCGAATGAAGTTTTTATGGGATCCCTATCCACCAAAATCTTCACTTCTGGTTCCGGCGAACGAATAATCATTGAGTCCTCCTCTTTCCGGACAACACATACGAAGAGACCCGCCAACAAAAAGTAAAGTAATTAGTGAACCtctgagaaatatatatttctgattAGTTCCTTTCTATCCCCCACAATTTTCCTTAGTTATTCACTAGAGCAATTATGAGCAATTATGATATGGAAGTCTATCCGGGGCAAGTGTTCGGATCTATTATGACATATCTATGAGGTGCTCAACGGACCGtttttttgtaaatcccttCCCGACGCGAGccaaaaacaactttttggCCCAACCTAGTCTACTCATATTTCGATGTATGAGTGCCTAGATGGGTCTACTTGTATACTACGTTACATGCAACGTATTACGCCATTACAAATCACAAGATCTCTCATTAGTCATTACTAATGACTAAGATAAGAAATATCCCGATATCGATTTTAGACGTCTTTTTGATTAGTTAGCAATCGctaagagaaaggaagagattcTGTGCCATATGCATATATCGTCTACCCCTATAAGGtaccaaatgaaataaaaagaacgATCTTAGAAGGGATATAATGAAATTCCTCTATCGATTCCCCCGGGGCAACAATCTATTTGATGGATCCAACAAACAATTTAAgtgaattcaattcaaaaagaaagtGTTCTTATTCGAACCGCCCTGTGATCTTCAACCAATTCTGTGCTTCAATATAATTACCTGGAGTAAGCGCTATGGCTTGTTTCCAATACTCAGCAGCTTGATCGAACCAAGCCTCCGCAATTTCTGAATCTCCCTGTCGAATGGCCTCTTCTCCCCGGTCGGAATAGGTAGGTCAATTCCTTCCCTTAGAACCGTACTTGAGAGTTTCCTGCCTCATACGGCTCAGCAGTCAACTCTTTTTTGGCGTTACATCTTTCTTAATCTACCGTATCTAGCTGAATGAGATTTATCGGAGATCTATCCCTTCTTGGATTAGCCAAATCAAATAACCTGAAGAGGTTAAGTTAATTACATGAGTTTCAAACTCCGATTTGGATCAATAATCAGTTTTATCTCTTCTCCCACTCTCAGAAGAATGAAGCATAGATATCTCCCTCTATCATTAGAGTTTTCTGAAAGTTAACTATCTCGGTTTCGTCTAGAAATTCATATAGAATCTTTGAAAAAGACTTTCTTCGATAAGAAAAAAGGACTTACTCTCCTTGGGATCTGATACTACACCGCTGCTCAATACCTTAGTGGATCAACCCTATTACATAAGTTGATTCCTAACTTTTATGTCATATTATGACATACATAAGTAAGCAGGTCTTATTGTATCGGCCAAAAACCTCAATAATTGAT
Above is a genomic segment from Nymphaea colorata isolate Beijing-Zhang1983 unplaced genomic scaffold, ASM883128v2 scaffold0568, whole genome shotgun sequence containing:
- the LOC126409557 gene encoding photosystem I P700 chlorophyll a apoprotein A2, whose product is MALRFPRFSQGLAQDPTTRRIWFGIATAHDFESHDDITEERLYQNIFASHFGQLAIIFLWTSGNLFHVAWQGNFESWVQDPLHVRPIAHTIWDPHFGQPAVEAFTRGGALGPVNIAYSGVYQWWYTIGLRTNEDLYTGALFLLFISAISLVAGWLHLQPKWKPSVSWFKNAESRLNHHLSGLFGVSSLAWAGHLVHVAIPGSRGEYVRWNNFLDVLPYPQGLGPLFTGQWNLYAQNPDSSSHLFGTSQGAGTAILTLLGGFHPQTQSLWLTDIAHHHLAIAFIFLVAGHMYRTNFGIGHSIKDLLEAHIPPGGRLGRGHKGLYDTINNSIHFQLGLALASLGVITSLVAQHMYSLPAYAFIAQDFTTQAALYTHHQYIAGFIMTGAFAHGAIFFIRDYNPQQNEDNVLARMLDHKEAIISHLSWASLFLGFHTLGLYVHNDVMLAFGTPEKQILIEPIFAQWIQSAHGKTSYGFDVLLSSTNGPAFNAGQSLWLPGWLNAINENRNSLFLTIGPGDFLVHHAIALGLHTTTLILVKGALDARGSKLMPDKKDFGYSFPCDGPGRGGTCDISAWDAFYLAVFWMLNTIGWVTFYWHWKHITLWQGNVSQFNESSTYLMGWLRDYLWLNSSQLINGYNPFGMNSLSVWAWMFLFGHLVWATGFMFLISWRGYWQELIETLAWAHERTPLANLIRWRDKPVALSIVQARLVGLAHFSVGYIFTYAAFLIASTSGKFG